The DNA window CAATCTCATTCTCAAGTCTGTGTTTGAGCGCGCTCGCCCTGACTTATGGGAACGACTGGTGAACGAAGCGAGCTATTCGTTTCCGTCGGGACATGCGATGGCGAGTGCGGCGATCGGCATTGGCCTGACGGTAGCGCTGTGGAATTCACGATGGCGCTGGTGGGCATTTGCTGCGTCAACTGCCTACGTACTGTTTGTCGGCTATACGCGCCTGTACCTTGGCGTACATTACCCGACCGATATTTTGGCCGGTTGGTTGGTAAGCGGCGCCTGGGTGATGGCGGTCGCATTGATGATCCGCTCTCGCCTTGGTCACAAAGCGCTCAAAAATCTCGTCAAATAAAGATGCCCCCTCCACCCAGCGAAGGGTGAGGGGGCTGGTCAGACTAGCCGACGTGAGCGACCCTGATGTCGCCGCTGCCGTGCTTTGTCTTGATTGGCTTGGTGAGACAGTGGTGCACACGGATACCGCCACTACCAGAGCACTGGAGGTATGCGCCGCTGGCCGTGCCGTCAAACTCGACGTCGCCGCTGCCCTGAACGACGATCATCGCGTTCTTGGCGCTGCCGCCTTTGATTCTGACATCGCCGCTACCTTGGACAGTCACCGACAGGCGGTTCACCTGGGCGTTTTGGACGGTCATGTCGCCGCTACCCCGGATAGCAACAACCAGGAAGTCGGTCGCACTTTGGGTTTGGATACCACCCGACCCATGAATGGTCGCATCGAGCCCTCCACGCACATTGCCGATCGCCACGTCGCCACTGCCATTGATGGAGGCAGTGATCGGCGTACCGACTGGTATGTGCACGCTCACCTTGACCGGCTGGCCACCGATCGACACGTTGCCGATGATGTCGCCACCCGACCAGATGAACGAACCTATCACCACGCCGCCACCCGAGCTGATGTAGTTGCCTGCGCCTTTCTTGCCGATGCGCTCGGTGACGCACAGTTGGTCATCGACGACTGTGACCTCGAAGGCATCGATTACCTCTTGCGGGCCGGTCAGCTTGACTGCCATGCCGTCACCCATGTGGGGTTCGACGGTACACGTGGCTGAGCTGACGTTCAGCACGAGGCCGCGAGCATCGAAGCGGTCGAAGACACGCTCGCCACTGCTGGCAGCTGCGGCGTCTTGCGGTGCCGGTGCGTCCTGCGGCCCACTGCCGAGCAGTCGACCGTTCACGTACACGCTACCTGAGCCACGGTTGATGAAGGCGCCAGTGCCAGGGTTGTAGCTGCTGTCGTCGCCGAAAACGACGATACCGCCAATGATGCTGATAACACCCGGCTTGTTGCTGGTGATGGATTGGCCATTGATCTGTGCATAGCTTCCCATCGGGATACTCCTTCTTCTCGAAGAACTTGCGTGAGGATTACGCCTCTCTTCATTATACTACAAAATCTTCTGAAAGTCAACTCATCACCTCTGTTGATTGTTGAGTTGACAGCTTAGTTATA is part of the Candidatus Saccharibacteria bacterium genome and encodes:
- a CDS encoding DUF2807 domain-containing protein — encoded protein: MGSYAQINGQSITSNKPGVISIIGGIVVFGDDSSYNPGTGAFINRGSGSVYVNGRLLGSGPQDAPAPQDAAAASSGERVFDRFDARGLVLNVSSATCTVEPHMGDGMAVKLTGPQEVIDAFEVTVVDDQLCVTERIGKKGAGNYISSGGGVVIGSFIWSGGDIIGNVSIGGQPVKVSVHIPVGTPITASINGSGDVAIGNVRGGLDATIHGSGGIQTQSATDFLVVAIRGSGDMTVQNAQVNRLSVTVQGSGDVRIKGGSAKNAMIVVQGSGDVEFDGTASGAYLQCSGSGGIRVHHCLTKPIKTKHGSGDIRVAHVG
- a CDS encoding phosphatase PAP2 family protein produces the protein MKRLEENQLKFTAGVVTAFVVFALCTMGFVALARDVNEHETMAYDTALLRFVHSGETHFLDTFVPLATDIGGVIGASLLTLLILGLFVYKREYVRALGLFMCVAGAAILNLILKSVFERARPDLWERLVNEASYSFPSGHAMASAAIGIGLTVALWNSRWRWWAFAASTAYVLFVGYTRLYLGVHYPTDILAGWLVSGAWVMAVALMIRSRLGHKALKNLVK